The Pseudalkalibacillus hwajinpoensis DNA window TGCATTTCGGCATTGTTCAATCATTTGATCGTGGAGCATGAAGTCCTCACTGAAAAGAATGATCCTTTCATTTCGTAAATCGCGTATAGTGACAAAGCTTTGTTCGGCTAGGGGGTGTGAGGTATGAACGAACAGCATCAATTCCTCTGAAGTAAAGGGAAGTGTCTCAAATTTGGTTTCATTCACGGGTAGTAGTCCTACAGCAAAGTCCAGTTCGCCTTCTAGTATTTTTTGCTGGGCGATATTGGCTCCGTGCTCCACCAGTTCGATCGTGATTTCAGGATAACTTTCCTGAAATCCCTTAATAATCGTTGGAAAATAGAGCGCTCCAATAAGTGGAGGAAGACCTACCTTGATATGTCCTTTTTTAAGGTTCATCATGTCGTACAAATGAGAAGACAGGTCGTCAACCATGTTCAATATTTTTTCTCCCTGTAGAAATACGATTTTTCCAGCATCTGTGAGTTCACTCGACCTTGCCGAACGATCGAGTAATTCCACCTCCAGCTCCGATTCTAGACTTTTTACCATTTTACTCAATGTAGGCTGTGAGATGTAGAGCGATTGGGAGGCTTTAGTAAAGCTTTTTTGTTTCGCAACTTCAACAAAGTAGGCAAGTTGTTTAATGTCCATTTGAAAGCTCCTGTCTATTCCTCTTTAATGTGAAAGGTCTATTATGGTTCATTGTAGTCGTAAATCGTAAGTAAATTCAACAGTGGTGGACATGCGAGACTTATTTTTTAATTAATCTGTTAGATATCTGAAAAAGCGGGTATTGAAATAATGCAATAAATATTCTAATGGAGGTGCTCCTCTTGAGTAAAAATGTATTGATTTTATCTGGTGACGCTGTTGAGGCACTTGAGATCTATTATCCATACTACCGCTGTTTAGAAGAAGGATTTGAAGTTACGATTGCCTCACCGAAAGTAAAAAAACTTCAAACGGTTTGCCATGATTTTACTGATGAAATGGAAACGTTCGTGGAAAAGCCCGCCTATGGGATTGAGTCTCATACGTCATTTGCTGATGTTGATCCATCTCAGTTCGATGGACTTATTATTCCTGGTGGAAGAGCCCCTGAATACATTCGTATGGATGAGAATGTTCCTGGTATCTTGAAGCATTTCTTTGAGGAAAATAAACCTGTTGGTGCCATCTGCCATGCAGCTCAGGTCTTAAATGTAATTCCTGAGATTATGAAGGATCGGGAATATACAGCATATCCTGCTTGTAAGCCCGATGTAACGGCCTGTGGTGCTACATACATTGATGAGAAGCTTCATACAAGCGGTAACCTTGTGTCAGGACAGGCCTGGCCTGACTTGCCTGGATTTATGAAAGAATTTATAGGGCTATTGAGATAATCTAAAGGAGCCCCCCCGGTGCATTTCGGGGGGCTTTTCTAAGGGTATTTTGTTTGGCCAATGGCAGAAATGACAGAACCAACAGCTTGTATCCAGCTCCCAACTACGTTAAGACTCTGGCCATCTTGATTGAATAGTTCCTTTATACCGGATATGGCCTGGAGTGAGTTACCAATTGTTTGAAGAAGGTTTCCGTAA harbors:
- a CDS encoding LysR substrate-binding domain-containing protein, with amino-acid sequence MDIKQLAYFVEVAKQKSFTKASQSLYISQPTLSKMVKSLESELEVELLDRSARSSELTDAGKIVFLQGEKILNMVDDLSSHLYDMMNLKKGHIKVGLPPLIGALYFPTIIKGFQESYPEITIELVEHGANIAQQKILEGELDFAVGLLPVNETKFETLPFTSEELMLFVHTSHPLAEQSFVTIRDLRNERIILFSEDFMLHDQMIEQCRNAGFEPQISYESSQWDFISDMVSHNLGVTFFPKSILRKINQEHITPIPIKEPSIPWDLGIILRKEKYISYASRAFINYISSKTI
- a CDS encoding DJ-1/PfpI family protein gives rise to the protein MSKNVLILSGDAVEALEIYYPYYRCLEEGFEVTIASPKVKKLQTVCHDFTDEMETFVEKPAYGIESHTSFADVDPSQFDGLIIPGGRAPEYIRMDENVPGILKHFFEENKPVGAICHAAQVLNVIPEIMKDREYTAYPACKPDVTACGATYIDEKLHTSGNLVSGQAWPDLPGFMKEFIGLLR